A portion of the Suricata suricatta isolate VVHF042 chromosome 11, meerkat_22Aug2017_6uvM2_HiC, whole genome shotgun sequence genome contains these proteins:
- the ACP2 gene encoding lysosomal acid phosphatase isoform X1 translates to MAGRQFVWSGALLQLLLGVHLIVMPPTQARSLRFVTLLYRHGDRSPVKTYPKDPYQEDEWPQGFGQLTKEGMRQHWELGQALRQRYHGFLNTSYHRQEVYVRSTDFDRTLMSAEANLAGLFPPNGMQRFNPNISWQPIPVHTVPITEDRLLKFPLGPCPRYEQLQNETRQMPEYQNEIVQNAQFLEMVANETGLTDLTLETVWNVYDTLFCEQTHGLVLPPWASPQTMQRLSRLKDFSFRFLFGIYEQAEKARLQGGVLLAQIRKNLTLMAASSQLPKLLVYSAHDTTLVALQMALDVYNGEQAPYASCHIFELYQEDNGNFSVEMYFRNESNKAPWPLILPGCPHRCPLQDFLHLTEPVVPKDWQRECQLASGPADTEVIVALAVCGSILFLLIVLLLTVLFRMQAQPPGYRHVADGEDHA, encoded by the exons ATGGCGGGCAGGCAGTTTGTATGGAGCGGGGCTCTTCTCCAGCTCCTTCTTGGCGTGCACCTGATAGTGATGCCACCCACCCAGGCCCGGAGTCTGCGCTTCGTCACCTTG ctGTACCGGCATGGAGACCGATCGCCAGTGAAGACATATCCCAAGGATCCCTATCAGGAAGACGAGTGGCCTCAGGGGTTTGGTCAGCTAACCAAG GAGGGGATGCGACAGCACTGGGAGCTGGGTCAGGCTCTGCGGCAACGCTACCATGGCTTTCTCAACACCTCTTACCACCGGCAAGAG GTTTATGTGCGGAGCACAGACTTTGACCGTACTCTCATGAGTGCCGAGGCCAACCTGGCTGGACTCTTCCCTCCCAACGGGATGCAGCGCTTCAACCCAAATATCTCTTGGCAACCTATTCCTGTCCACACTGTGCCCATCACCGAGGATAGG CTGCTGAAGTTCCCGTTGGGCCCATGTCCCCGTTATGAGCAGCTGCAGAATGAGACCCGACAGATGCCAGAGTATCAAAATGAGATTGTTCAGAATGCA CAATTTCTGGAAATGGTGGCCAACGAGACAGGGCTTACAGACCTGACACTGGAGACTGTCTGGAACGTCTACGACACACTCTTCTGTGAG CAAACACACGGGCTGGTCCTGCCGCCCTGGGCCTCTCCCCAGACCATGCAGCGTCTGAGCCGGCTAAAGGACTTCAGCTTCCGCTTCCTCTTCGGGATCTACGAGCAGGCAGAGAAGGCCCGGCTTCAGGGGG GAGTCCTGCTGGCTCAGATACGGAAGAACCTGACTCTCATGGcagcctcctcccagctccctAAGCTGCTGGTTTACTCTGCG CACGACACCACCCTGGTTGCTCTGCAAATGGCACTGGACGTCTACAATGGGGAACAGGCCCCCTATGCCTCCTGCCACATATTTGAGCTGTACCAGGAAGATAACGG GAATTTCTCAGTGGAGATGTACTTTCGGAATGAGAGTAACAAGGCTCCCTGGCCACTGATCCTGCCTGGCTGCCCTCACCGCTGCCCACTGCAGGATTTCCTTCACCTCACAGAGCCCGTCGTGCCCAAGGATTGGCAGCGAGAATGCCAGCTGGCAAGCGGGCCTGCGGACACAG AGGTGATCGTGGCCTTGGCTGTGTGCGGctccatcctcttcctcctcatagTGCTGCTCCTCACTGTCCTCTTCCGGATGCAGGCCCAGCCTCCTGGCTATCGCCATGTTGCGGACGGGGAGGATCATGCCTGA
- the ACP2 gene encoding lysosomal acid phosphatase isoform X3, producing MRQHWELGQALRQRYHGFLNTSYHRQEVYVRSTDFDRTLMSAEANLAGLFPPNGMQRFNPNISWQPIPVHTVPITEDRLLKFPLGPCPRYEQLQNETRQMPEYQNEIVQNAQFLEMVANETGLTDLTLETVWNVYDTLFCEQTHGLVLPPWASPQTMQRLSRLKDFSFRFLFGIYEQAEKARLQGGVLLAQIRKNLTLMAASSQLPKLLVYSAHDTTLVALQMALDVYNGEQAPYASCHIFELYQEDNGNFSVEMYFRNESNKAPWPLILPGCPHRCPLQDFLHLTEPVVPKDWQRECQLASGPADTEVIVALAVCGSILFLLIVLLLTVLFRMQAQPPGYRHVADGEDHA from the exons ATGCGACAGCACTGGGAGCTGGGTCAGGCTCTGCGGCAACGCTACCATGGCTTTCTCAACACCTCTTACCACCGGCAAGAG GTTTATGTGCGGAGCACAGACTTTGACCGTACTCTCATGAGTGCCGAGGCCAACCTGGCTGGACTCTTCCCTCCCAACGGGATGCAGCGCTTCAACCCAAATATCTCTTGGCAACCTATTCCTGTCCACACTGTGCCCATCACCGAGGATAGG CTGCTGAAGTTCCCGTTGGGCCCATGTCCCCGTTATGAGCAGCTGCAGAATGAGACCCGACAGATGCCAGAGTATCAAAATGAGATTGTTCAGAATGCA CAATTTCTGGAAATGGTGGCCAACGAGACAGGGCTTACAGACCTGACACTGGAGACTGTCTGGAACGTCTACGACACACTCTTCTGTGAG CAAACACACGGGCTGGTCCTGCCGCCCTGGGCCTCTCCCCAGACCATGCAGCGTCTGAGCCGGCTAAAGGACTTCAGCTTCCGCTTCCTCTTCGGGATCTACGAGCAGGCAGAGAAGGCCCGGCTTCAGGGGG GAGTCCTGCTGGCTCAGATACGGAAGAACCTGACTCTCATGGcagcctcctcccagctccctAAGCTGCTGGTTTACTCTGCG CACGACACCACCCTGGTTGCTCTGCAAATGGCACTGGACGTCTACAATGGGGAACAGGCCCCCTATGCCTCCTGCCACATATTTGAGCTGTACCAGGAAGATAACGG GAATTTCTCAGTGGAGATGTACTTTCGGAATGAGAGTAACAAGGCTCCCTGGCCACTGATCCTGCCTGGCTGCCCTCACCGCTGCCCACTGCAGGATTTCCTTCACCTCACAGAGCCCGTCGTGCCCAAGGATTGGCAGCGAGAATGCCAGCTGGCAAGCGGGCCTGCGGACACAG AGGTGATCGTGGCCTTGGCTGTGTGCGGctccatcctcttcctcctcatagTGCTGCTCCTCACTGTCCTCTTCCGGATGCAGGCCCAGCCTCCTGGCTATCGCCATGTTGCGGACGGGGAGGATCATGCCTGA
- the ACP2 gene encoding lysosomal acid phosphatase isoform X2, which produces MAGRQFVWSGALLQLLLGVHLIVMPPTQARSLRFVTLLYRHGDRSPVKTYPKDPYQEDEWPQGFGQLTKEGMRQHWELGQALRQRYHGFLNTSYHRQEVYVRSTDFDRTLMSAEANLAGLFPPNGMQRFNPNISWQPIPVHTVPITEDRQFLEMVANETGLTDLTLETVWNVYDTLFCEQTHGLVLPPWASPQTMQRLSRLKDFSFRFLFGIYEQAEKARLQGGVLLAQIRKNLTLMAASSQLPKLLVYSAHDTTLVALQMALDVYNGEQAPYASCHIFELYQEDNGNFSVEMYFRNESNKAPWPLILPGCPHRCPLQDFLHLTEPVVPKDWQRECQLASGPADTEVIVALAVCGSILFLLIVLLLTVLFRMQAQPPGYRHVADGEDHA; this is translated from the exons ATGGCGGGCAGGCAGTTTGTATGGAGCGGGGCTCTTCTCCAGCTCCTTCTTGGCGTGCACCTGATAGTGATGCCACCCACCCAGGCCCGGAGTCTGCGCTTCGTCACCTTG ctGTACCGGCATGGAGACCGATCGCCAGTGAAGACATATCCCAAGGATCCCTATCAGGAAGACGAGTGGCCTCAGGGGTTTGGTCAGCTAACCAAG GAGGGGATGCGACAGCACTGGGAGCTGGGTCAGGCTCTGCGGCAACGCTACCATGGCTTTCTCAACACCTCTTACCACCGGCAAGAG GTTTATGTGCGGAGCACAGACTTTGACCGTACTCTCATGAGTGCCGAGGCCAACCTGGCTGGACTCTTCCCTCCCAACGGGATGCAGCGCTTCAACCCAAATATCTCTTGGCAACCTATTCCTGTCCACACTGTGCCCATCACCGAGGATAGG CAATTTCTGGAAATGGTGGCCAACGAGACAGGGCTTACAGACCTGACACTGGAGACTGTCTGGAACGTCTACGACACACTCTTCTGTGAG CAAACACACGGGCTGGTCCTGCCGCCCTGGGCCTCTCCCCAGACCATGCAGCGTCTGAGCCGGCTAAAGGACTTCAGCTTCCGCTTCCTCTTCGGGATCTACGAGCAGGCAGAGAAGGCCCGGCTTCAGGGGG GAGTCCTGCTGGCTCAGATACGGAAGAACCTGACTCTCATGGcagcctcctcccagctccctAAGCTGCTGGTTTACTCTGCG CACGACACCACCCTGGTTGCTCTGCAAATGGCACTGGACGTCTACAATGGGGAACAGGCCCCCTATGCCTCCTGCCACATATTTGAGCTGTACCAGGAAGATAACGG GAATTTCTCAGTGGAGATGTACTTTCGGAATGAGAGTAACAAGGCTCCCTGGCCACTGATCCTGCCTGGCTGCCCTCACCGCTGCCCACTGCAGGATTTCCTTCACCTCACAGAGCCCGTCGTGCCCAAGGATTGGCAGCGAGAATGCCAGCTGGCAAGCGGGCCTGCGGACACAG AGGTGATCGTGGCCTTGGCTGTGTGCGGctccatcctcttcctcctcatagTGCTGCTCCTCACTGTCCTCTTCCGGATGCAGGCCCAGCCTCCTGGCTATCGCCATGTTGCGGACGGGGAGGATCATGCCTGA